In Haloarcula halophila, a single window of DNA contains:
- a CDS encoding ATPase domain-containing protein: protein MSDRSRDTPTEEIDLVASGIPELDELLNGGLVRGRTYLVQGGSGTGKSLLGQHFLRAGLDADETVVYIHGEESRHDILVNAARLDVDIRDAEFLDIGPGTDFFAEDKSYNLVEATEVESEQFTQDIKHVIEEVDPARILIDPITQLQYVERDEYQYRKRLQSLIRFLRDRQVTTVATRTLDRERTRETRHDDFESLSDGVVNLSLDEHERRIAVPKHRGLGQIDGTHGLEIREHGIEVYPQTIPKHDDRTFDPELIPTGHEALDGLLGGGIERGTVSFISGPTGIGKSTTGAQILSGIVEDGGTALGYLFEESIDQFAHRSETLGLPISEMRAQGSLALTETEPLVRSAEEFDRHVLDQVDEHAPDAVFVDGLSGYKISLQGDDQRLVRRLHGLTRVLKNRGIAVIITDEADRLTGIPEATSTNTSYIADNIVFLTYVEVDGELDRAIGVIKKRLGDFDSRFHQFAIEPGEGLVIEGPFDTVRGIMQGSSTHRVPDEYHQTTDQS from the coding sequence ATGTCTGACCGCTCCCGTGACACGCCGACCGAGGAAATCGATCTGGTGGCGTCAGGTATCCCCGAATTGGACGAACTACTCAACGGAGGGCTCGTTCGGGGTCGGACGTACCTCGTCCAGGGCGGTTCGGGAACGGGGAAGTCGCTGCTCGGTCAGCACTTCCTGCGAGCGGGGCTCGATGCCGACGAGACAGTCGTCTACATCCACGGTGAAGAGTCCAGACACGACATTCTCGTCAACGCAGCACGGCTCGATGTCGACATTCGGGACGCCGAGTTTTTGGACATCGGGCCCGGAACAGACTTTTTCGCCGAGGACAAGTCCTACAACCTGGTCGAGGCGACAGAAGTCGAATCCGAACAGTTCACACAGGATATCAAACACGTAATCGAGGAGGTGGATCCGGCCCGAATTCTCATCGATCCGATCACACAACTCCAGTACGTGGAACGGGACGAATACCAGTACCGGAAGCGGTTGCAGTCGCTCATCCGGTTCCTTCGGGACCGACAGGTCACGACAGTCGCGACGCGAACGCTCGACAGGGAGCGCACTCGCGAGACCAGACACGACGATTTCGAATCGCTGAGCGACGGCGTCGTCAACCTGTCTCTCGACGAGCACGAGCGCCGGATCGCCGTCCCGAAACACCGTGGTCTCGGCCAGATCGACGGGACCCACGGACTGGAAATCCGCGAACACGGGATCGAAGTCTACCCACAGACCATCCCGAAACACGACGACCGAACGTTCGACCCGGAACTGATCCCGACCGGGCACGAAGCTCTCGACGGACTCCTCGGTGGCGGGATCGAACGCGGGACCGTCTCGTTTATCAGCGGACCGACCGGCATCGGCAAATCGACCACTGGCGCACAGATACTTTCGGGCATCGTTGAGGATGGTGGGACAGCGCTCGGATACCTCTTCGAGGAGTCGATCGACCAGTTCGCCCATCGCTCGGAAACCCTCGGACTCCCGATCTCCGAGATGCGGGCGCAGGGATCACTGGCGCTGACAGAGACCGAACCGCTCGTGCGTTCGGCCGAGGAGTTCGATCGGCACGTCCTCGACCAGGTCGACGAGCACGCGCCGGACGCAGTGTTCGTCGACGGGCTCTCGGGCTACAAGATCTCGCTCCAGGGCGACGACCAGCGACTTGTTCGCCGGTTACACGGCCTCACCAGGGTTCTCAAGAATCGCGGTATTGCAGTCATTATCACGGACGAGGCGGACCGCCTCACCGGCATCCCGGAAGCCACGAGCACGAACACCAGCTACATCGCGGACAACATTGTGTTTCTCACGTATGTGGAAGTCGACGGCGAGCTAGACCGAGCGATCGGAGTTATAAAAAAGCGACTCGGGGATTTCGACAGCCGGTTCCACCAGTTTGCTATCGAGCCCGGCGAGGGGCTGGTTATCGAAGGACCGTTCGATACCGTTCGGGGGATCATGCAGGGTAGTTCAACGCATCGCGTTCCAGATGAGTACCACCAGACAACGGACCAATCATGA